The following proteins are co-located in the Legionella busanensis genome:
- the trxA gene encoding thioredoxin, producing the protein MSDNIKTVTDANFEQEVLKSSKPVLVDFWAEWCGPCRALTPILEEVAANHGENVTFAKINIDENPRMPSQYGVMSIPTLILFKNGQVEAVKMGLLSKSQLSAFIESNS; encoded by the coding sequence ATGAGTGATAATATTAAAACTGTTACTGATGCAAATTTTGAGCAAGAGGTGCTGAAATCAAGCAAGCCTGTTCTTGTTGATTTTTGGGCTGAATGGTGTGGTCCTTGCCGCGCTCTGACGCCAATTTTAGAAGAAGTGGCTGCCAATCATGGTGAAAATGTTACCTTCGCTAAAATTAATATCGATGAAAATCCTAGAATGCCTTCACAATATGGCGTTATGAGCATACCAACGCTTATCCTTTTTAAAAATGGGCAAGTTGAAGCTGTTAAAATGGGCCTTTTATCTAAATCA